The DNA window TTTCACCACTCTTGCTCAGTCTGGTTGTTGGTAATTGCTTTGAGCAAACAGGTTCTGAATGCGTACCTGCTGTCACCTATGACCTGAATAAGGCAAAAATTATATACTTTCACAGTTTAAAATGCATCACATATTACCCCAAGCTTTCTCACTATGAGGCCAGCCATCATGCACAGCTTGATGTCATTACTTTAAGATAAAATGTTGGACTCACAAATTGAAACAAGTCAACTCACAAGGGCACAGCTGTTGCTGTTGTACACTTTCATAACATTTACTTAGTCcttacaaacttttatttgtattttgtatattaaaaactaaaaatacaatttcaCTTCTTCAGTCTATGCTTTCTGCTTATCCAAAACTCCAAATGCACACACAGCACACCAGCTCATTGCCATCAGAAAGTGAGCCTGTCTGATACCACCTGTCATCTTGGATAAACTACACACAGTGTTTCAGGAGcacattttgagaaaaaaaaacacagacaaagCAGACTTACATAGTCTCGTCATTCTGGAACTCCAGTTTTCCAGACACTTCCTCATAGTCCTCCCCACCATGAGCAGTTCCATCCACTGTGTGGTACGGTACCGCCACCAGGCCACGTGCTCCAGATGTTCTCTGGACTTTCACTTGCATGATCCCGATGCTTTCGCTTACCCGCACTGATTCGCTCTCGAATGTGAAGATTCCTGCATGATCATCATCATAGATGGTCACAGTCGCTGTGTGGGCCTCGCCGAGGACTGCGGTGGGGGCGGGTGCTCCGGTTTCCAAAGCAATAGGATGTCCATCAGCCCACCCAACTATGCGGGGATTGCTCAGGCGGACATAGAAGTATTCATCTTCCTCAAAGATGTCATCATCAATAATGCCAACGGTTAGCTCTTTAAGGCTCTCGCCAGGTTTAAAGACCAATGTGCCCTCAGCAAATTCATAGTCAGAGCCAGCATTGGCGGTGCCATCTTCTGTGTGGTAGTCAACCTGGAGTGATATATCAATAAAAGTTTTGAAAGGTCTAGGATCAAATCATGAGAGACATGAAAATATGGAGGGTTACTGAATATCTTCCTAGTTCAATggagagttcatccaaaaatgaaaattctcacataatttactcaccctcatttcgttccaaatacgcatgactttcttctgttgaacacatacagtacaaagatgttagccagaatgttagcctcagtcaccattcactgtatcTTCGTTTCatacattaaaagtgaatggtgactgaagctaacattctggcTAACACCTCTgaatgtgttccatggaagaaagatagTCAAACTGGTGtggaacaatataagggtgagtaaatgatgacagaatttttcattattaGGTGAACTGAACTTTaaccttaaagggaaagttcatccaaaatttaaaattctctcataatttactcatactcatgccatcccagatgtgtatgactttctttcttctgcagaacattttttaccataaatctctactttcacattcactttcaaaatgttaaagtatgtgaaagtggagatttatagtataaaaaggacttaaatattgatctgtttctcaaccacatatcatatcgcttctgaagaaatggatttaaccactggagtcttaaggattattTTTACGAggcctttaaatgttttttggagcttcaaaggtctggtcatcattcacttgcattgtaaggaccaacagagctaagatattcttctaaaaatctgtaaaatttgtattctgcagaagaaagacagtcatacacatctgggatggcatgagggtgagaaaatgatgagagaattttcatttttgggtgaactatccctttaaaggtgaagggtataatttctgcaccactaacggCACCAAACGAACGTGCAAAAATAATGATCCGCCCTCCGTTTTCCATTGTTTGTGCAAAGGTAGTCCTAGAACCACCTTCGGTaagtcaacctatgaatggcttatagttgtctcttcaCATTAACATGAGACAGGAGTATTTCAACATCaaaaatattacacacttcaccgataaaaaaaaataaaaaaatctctctttACTGGTGGAGGTATTCTGCTTACAGAGGATCTAGCAATAAATATTATAGAATATTAGCAATTGTGACTGTGATTGtgttataaataataaacaagtcCAAGAATGTATCTTAGAAGTAAGTTATAGTATTTCACTTTAAACGTACCTTGACAGTACATCCTGCATCTCCTCCATGCCTTTGGACAGTAAGTTTTAAGGACCCACAATTCTCAAAGCACTGGTAGAGGGCAGGTTCAAACTCTATTCGTGTAATATGAGGTTCGTTCTCCTGCTCTCGTGTTTCTCCGCTGCTGACCACCTTACGGGCCTGATCTGCTGCATGCTTCTTCAAGATATTCCCAGCACCAATCATCATTCTCGTTGCCTGAATGCGGTAGAAAGCTCTGCTCTTCTGCTGCTGTATCAAGACCTGCAAAGATGAGGTGGAGGAACCTTAACTCAAAGTTCTTTGTAACCTGCAGTTTAGTTGCAAGCTGTAAAATAGTTATCTGAAATGAACTGGCTTGAATAGAATGGAACTTCAAGCAATTTAAGGTTAAATATATTGAGCAGATTTTAGTTCAATTGgggttttaaatcaacatttcaACATCCTGGGAAAATCTACAACGAACAATCAAACATCAATCAAACATCtgtgatgccaaggacccccaaatatgatgatccaaGGGACCCccttaaaatataaaggcagctatatTTAATGTATAAAGAAGACCCATTTACAGTATACtatgtgagaaaaatagtaagttGATTGTCTTTAATTATAAAGACAATACGTTGTTTGCCAAATGAAATAATTGGCTTATACTGTTATtgtactaaattaaaaaaaaattaaataaatattttgtattaagttgacagcattaccccccccccccacccactaTTGGAATAATGTTAGATGTATAAAAtcaaagagaaacattttcaattcaattcaattcaattcaaatgtatCCATATAGTGTTTTTCACCAAAAATACCCAACCCTAGTGAGCATGCAAAAGGCAGAAAGACAAATACAAACTATTCTTGAAAGCATGTGCATTGCAAGGAAGGAGATATTAATAtcagagtcaagtcaagtcatgtcatttttatttgtatagcgcttttcacaactgtggtgatgggggcgtggccgagcgacattTGCAGAGAGTGAGGCCGGGAAAGACGGTAAGGATTgatacctgtgggaaatcacccctaacagctgttttgtgtttgcagtgagagtggagagggataaaaaagggcaatccagaccgccggagagagagagagagagagagagagagagagagatgcacaaagctgtgtgtgtgactgtgtttgacgtgctgctgaaaagcagaacATTTTGTGTAGAATGCTGAAAAGTGTGTCAAAATAGAGATACGTTGGACATTTAACCTGCCCTCACTTCCTctttataagaaagaaagaaacatttcaaagcagctttacagatgctgtaatgtcttaaagtcttcattgtgcagtttaaatgaattaCTTGATTGAAAATCTTGCTTTAAAAAATGATTGTCTTTAGCCCCCTAGTGAGCAAGATGTAAGATGTTTACGGAGAGAaagaaaataaccttgggagaaaccaggctcagctgggggagacAGTTCACCCTCTGGCAATatagcatgaatataataccaatatgAGTTATCTATATGTAGTACAGCTCTTGTTTTAagtgagtaaactgagtagatgttggtgggcaatgtttaaaactaaaagattttgtatgaactgtaagattaatgatttagggtctttgaagtccattctgaATTGACTGAAGAAGTGCACGTAGTTGAAGTGTTcttttttatttggctgatgaaagcTAAAGTTGGcgttaatttattgtctatgtattcaattttaagagagtgtagtccatcctatgaccaagatgatgcaagcagaggtcagtgagtgctggatgttgcctatgatgcttaaataaaatacagcctattggaaaaaatgtacttgcttggagaaaataattattaaaagaatGATCGATTTTGGGTTCAGGTCGTGTTCGGGCTTGAAATTTGATGGTAATGTCACACTTTCTGAGGTAAGGGCTGGGTTTGGACTTCAACTGaatgcctgtgcagacctctacccCCTGGGGGTCACTGGACCCCAGTTTGAGAACCCCTGATCAACACAATAATTATGACCCTGGATCTACACAATTATTAATCCTCCACATACCCATATCAAGATTATCCCTGTCATCTCATGTTGTTTTGTGAAATGTCTGTAGATTGTCTTTATGTATCATGTGTTTGTACCTGATAATTGGCCATCTCTATGAGCTGCTCCATGTCCTTGTCAGGGTGTCTCTGCTTCAGTTCTTTCAGAGTTCTTGCCATCTCTCTCCTGGCCTCGTCTTCTTGGTCCCGTCCACCAAGCCCAACTTCCCTGCCGAGCACACCATCCAGATGTGTCGCCATTCCATCAATTTCCAGCATGTCCATCTTCGTGAATTCTCCGTCTTTGGCAAGCTCCTCCCCTGCCTCGGAAACAATGATTCCGCGACCCTTGTTGGCTCGGTAGTGTTTACGGACATATTTGTAAATAAGCAAACGACGGTCCGCAATCCAGGCCTGGACCACGCAGAGAGGGAAGAAAAGGAAAGTCAACACTGCCTCCCACACTTCGACCTCACCAGGCGAGAACACAGAGAGGATGAGATAGAGCCAGATGTAGGCGAACATGCTCCACGCCGCCGTCACAAAAAAAACTCGAAGATGTTTGACCTTACGTGTTTCACCGTCAGGTACCACATAGACACAGATGCCAATGATCACAAACAAGTTGAAGGCAGCGCTGCCCACAATGGTGCTGGGACCAAGAGATCCAGCTTCAAACTGATGTCCACAGACCTCAATGACGGAAAGCAAGATCTCAGGTGCTGAGGAACCCAAAGCCATGAGGGTTAGATTGGAGACAGTCTCGTTCCAAATACGAACTGTAGTTGTTACGGTTTCCCCATTGGGTCTCTTTGTAGTGATCTCCTTTTCCTGAGACGTTATAACTTCGATAGCAGTCATGAAGCGGTCAGCGATGATCGACATGCCTAGGAACATATAGACAAGTGCCACAAGGTACACAATGGCACGGGCTACTTTGTCGCCAACTGAAGGATTCTGGGGATTCCAAACAGGCAAAAGGACCCCATCTGCACAATCTTCATTTTGGGAACAGTTGGAGGTAGATTGGGGTGCATCATGGGAGTCAGCTTGAGAAGTGGTGGAGAAAGAAAGGAGGAGAACAAGGAGGAGGAACAGGTGAATGAAGGACAAGGGGGAAAGGTGGGACGGACCGAAGGATAAAGGCATGGCCGGTCTCTGATGGTTTGTGCTAGAATGCCACCTAAggagaagcagagagagagagggagagagattgagtgagagaagaagaaagaaattacTCAGCTTTCCGCTAgcttgcattttatttaaaagagtcTGCAAAAACAATGAGAAGGTTAAAGACAAAAAGACTAAAATATTATGCCCGATAGTAGTTAAAGTTCTAACATTTGACCATTCTAAAAGGTCTTTGATGAAGTGTTGATCTTTTTTTTAGAAAGAATTGATTCAAATAATCCAGTCATCGTATGTTGGGGATTTCTCTCATTTCTTGCTTGAGCCGAGGGAGCTGAAAGAGTTGAACACCTGTACAATGAATTTTACTAACTGGTTAATTACGTCACTCAAATGCATCCTTTATATGTGAGATTAATTAGCTATATTCACAACATAAACGTTTACAACTtaaatctgcacagacaatgaagtgaatgaacaggtgaacttgaactaagttacaaGAATGCGTAACTTGTGAGTACACTTTATCCTTAAAAACATGCTATATGTAACACATTATCCTAAACTGTCTATTCGTGAGTAACTTCTAAAAAGCAGCAAATACACTCAGTGAGCACTTTTCTTAGGAACAcgatgaaaatcccaggagatcagcagttatacaaatactcaaaccagcctgtctggcaccaacaatcatgccacgtcgAAATCCCTGAGATCagttttttccctattctgatgcttgatttgaacattaattaaagctcctgacccgtatctgcttgattttatgcaatgcactgctgctcctcgtttggctgattagataatcccattaatttgtaggtgtacaggtgttcctaataaagctcagtgagtgtatttcagtatattcattatatgtt is part of the Myxocyprinus asiaticus isolate MX2 ecotype Aquarium Trade chromosome 2, UBuf_Myxa_2, whole genome shotgun sequence genome and encodes:
- the slc8a4b gene encoding solute carrier family 8 member 4b isoform X2, coding for MPLSFGPSHLSPLSFIHLFLLLVLLLSFSTTSQADSHDAPQSTSNCSQNEDCADGVLLPVWNPQNPSVGDKVARAIVYLVALVYMFLGMSIIADRFMTAIEVITSQEKEITTKRPNGETVTTTVRIWNETVSNLTLMALGSSAPEILLSVIEVCGHQFEAGSLGPSTIVGSAAFNLFVIIGICVYVVPDGETRKVKHLRVFFVTAAWSMFAYIWLYLILSVFSPGEVEVWEAVLTFLFFPLCVVQAWIADRRLLIYKYVRKHYRANKGRGIIVSEAGEELAKDGEFTKMDMLEIDGMATHLDGVLGREVGLGGRDQEDEARREMARTLKELKQRHPDKDMEQLIEMANYQVLIQQQKSRAFYRIQATRMMIGAGNILKKHAADQARKVVSSGETREQENEPHITRIEFEPALYQCFENCGSLKLTVQRHGGDAGCTVKVDYHTEDGTANAGSDYEFAEGTLVFKPGESLKELTVGIIDDDIFEEDEYFYVRLSNPRIVGWADGHPIALETGAPAPTAVLGEAHTATVTIYDDDHAGIFTFESESVRVSESIGIMQVKVQRTSGARGLVAVPYHTVDGTAHGGEDYEEVSGKLEFQNDETIKTIEVKIIDDEEYEKNKTFSIELGEPVLLEIGQKHGDSNENRAEVGAEEEEVAKMGCPSLGEHTRLEVMIEESYEFKSTVDKLIKKTNLALVVGSSSWREQFVSAVTVSAGDDDEEESGEERLPSCFDYIMHFLTVFWKVLFAFVPPTEYWNGWACFIVSICLIGVLTAVTGDLACHFGCTIGLKDSVTAVVFVALGTSIPDTFASKVAAIQDQYADASIGNVTGSNAVNVFLGIGVAWTIAAIYWRTKGKSFRVEPGSLAFSVTLFTALAVVCVSVLLFRRRPSAAGGELGGPRTCKILTSILFISLWLIYILLASLEAYCHITGF
- the slc8a4b gene encoding solute carrier family 8 member 4b isoform X1, whose translation is MKTVLFRDTCLYTSNGREKPLLQDLDKTTESPSVTILNKRENFNRQSPILNLEGQRSTLWHSSTNHQRPAMPLSFGPSHLSPLSFIHLFLLLVLLLSFSTTSQADSHDAPQSTSNCSQNEDCADGVLLPVWNPQNPSVGDKVARAIVYLVALVYMFLGMSIIADRFMTAIEVITSQEKEITTKRPNGETVTTTVRIWNETVSNLTLMALGSSAPEILLSVIEVCGHQFEAGSLGPSTIVGSAAFNLFVIIGICVYVVPDGETRKVKHLRVFFVTAAWSMFAYIWLYLILSVFSPGEVEVWEAVLTFLFFPLCVVQAWIADRRLLIYKYVRKHYRANKGRGIIVSEAGEELAKDGEFTKMDMLEIDGMATHLDGVLGREVGLGGRDQEDEARREMARTLKELKQRHPDKDMEQLIEMANYQVLIQQQKSRAFYRIQATRMMIGAGNILKKHAADQARKVVSSGETREQENEPHITRIEFEPALYQCFENCGSLKLTVQRHGGDAGCTVKVDYHTEDGTANAGSDYEFAEGTLVFKPGESLKELTVGIIDDDIFEEDEYFYVRLSNPRIVGWADGHPIALETGAPAPTAVLGEAHTATVTIYDDDHAGIFTFESESVRVSESIGIMQVKVQRTSGARGLVAVPYHTVDGTAHGGEDYEEVSGKLEFQNDETIKTIEVKIIDDEEYEKNKTFSIELGEPVLLEIGQKHGDSNENRAEVGAEEEEVAKMGCPSLGEHTRLEVMIEESYEFKSTVDKLIKKTNLALVVGSSSWREQFVSAVTVSAGDDDEEESGEERLPSCFDYIMHFLTVFWKVLFAFVPPTEYWNGWACFIVSICLIGVLTAVTGDLACHFGCTIGLKDSVTAVVFVALGTSIPDTFASKVAAIQDQYADASIGNVTGSNAVNVFLGIGVAWTIAAIYWRTKGKSFRVEPGSLAFSVTLFTALAVVCVSVLLFRRRPSAAGGELGGPRTCKILTSILFISLWLIYILLASLEAYCHITGF